The proteins below come from a single Chitinophaga pinensis DSM 2588 genomic window:
- a CDS encoding SusC/RagA family TonB-linked outer membrane protein, producing the protein MQKIVKLNRVVLYCCMVVLFCLQHRVYAAPTQGKPVSLTIKNSSLAEVLRQVSKKSGLYIYFQDADLAGHRNVSLDAKNKPVESVLHELLDERGFSWVEVSENTIAVKKKLEREEGKVEMDTVSTITVTGKVVDEKGEPVIGATVVVKGGKVGTTTNVRGIFELKGVKTNSSLVISNLSFLSKEVAVKGRLVIGEVQLKEYVGVLDETVVIAYGTTTKRFNTGNVASVSAAEIERQPVNNPLYALQGRVAGLQVTPTTGLGSGAVSIQIRGRNSLSFQSDPLVVVDGLPVANNITGLGHGSLLQISALSFINPNDIESIEVLKDADATSIYGSRGANGVILITTKKGKVDDVRIDINIRNGWSDVPRRMKMLNTTQYLDLRKEAYANSGIDISSLELSRSNVDVKYWDKDRYTDWQKVLIGNHAKYNDIQGTLSGGSTQVQYTLGGNYHNETTVFSKNDYDRKGSAHMSISGTTTNQKFKGIVSASYLIDNNRLPMTDFTRSALTLSPNAPSLYTSEGALNWGPMPNGSRSWENPYGELFKSYEARLSNLISSATFSYSFSDAFTAKIQMGYNELRGNSFRKTYPFAGRAPEFLNEPGNASFNASNMKNLSFEPQLNYKFNLKKIDFDILFGGSIQNTTKEEQFIFAQGATNDALLKNLAAATYYYLNNNSSQYKYAAAFARIGFNWDKKYILNLSARRDGSSRFGPNNQFGNFGSIGAAWLFGQEDFSKIVFPFLSFGKIRFSYGTSGNDGIGDYQYLERYDPIDVSDPYQGVRGYRTRGLFNPYYAWEVTKKMELGLEIGVLKDRLFLTTSFFRNRSNNQLQNYPFSSIVGPGGPLYNIGALVQNQGIEVLINSENIKNKKFKWSTSFNISKNRNKLLSYPDIENSAYYQSIIGQPFYGEVRAYNSTGVDPATGKYSFLSVDGKIVSDPIDPNRQDYGQYLRILTTPKFFGGMGNTLSWGNFTLDIYLQFTKQNGMNPMMDFIFLAGSQNNLPVEFLNRWQKSGDKSDFQKVYNVRPDDYNTALDRVAGSNYSYTDASFIRLKNMSLSYSMSNDLVKKIRLKDLRLYFQTQNLFTITGYKGLDPETQTIGSLPPLRTMTVGVQVGL; encoded by the coding sequence ATGCAAAAGATTGTCAAACTCAACCGCGTCGTCCTATACTGTTGTATGGTTGTTCTGTTCTGTCTGCAACATAGGGTTTACGCTGCTCCGACTCAGGGGAAACCGGTGAGTCTAACGATTAAGAATTCATCTTTAGCGGAGGTATTACGTCAGGTGTCGAAGAAGAGCGGGCTGTATATTTATTTCCAGGATGCAGATCTGGCGGGTCATCGGAATGTGTCGCTGGATGCGAAGAATAAGCCGGTCGAGAGTGTTTTGCATGAGTTATTGGATGAGCGGGGGTTTTCGTGGGTGGAGGTGAGTGAGAATACGATTGCGGTTAAAAAAAAATTAGAGAGAGAGGAAGGAAAGGTTGAGATGGATACGGTGAGTACGATAACGGTGACGGGGAAGGTGGTGGATGAGAAGGGGGAGCCGGTGATTGGAGCCACGGTGGTGGTGAAGGGGGGGAAAGTTGGGACAACCACAAATGTGAGAGGAATATTTGAACTAAAAGGAGTTAAAACTAATTCTTCATTAGTTATATCTAACCTTTCATTTTTATCTAAAGAAGTTGCTGTTAAAGGTCGATTGGTAATAGGTGAAGTGCAACTAAAAGAATATGTTGGAGTATTAGATGAGACCGTAGTCATTGCATACGGGACTACAACAAAACGTTTTAATACTGGAAATGTAGCTTCTGTTAGTGCTGCTGAAATTGAAAGACAACCGGTTAACAATCCGTTATACGCATTGCAAGGAAGAGTTGCCGGACTTCAAGTAACACCAACAACCGGTTTAGGTTCAGGAGCTGTTAGTATTCAGATTAGAGGCAGAAACTCCTTAAGCTTCCAGTCTGACCCATTAGTAGTTGTGGACGGGCTTCCTGTTGCCAATAATATAACAGGACTGGGTCATGGTAGCTTGCTACAAATTTCAGCTTTGAGTTTTATCAACCCTAACGACATAGAGTCAATTGAGGTATTAAAAGATGCAGATGCAACATCTATATATGGAAGCAGGGGGGCTAATGGTGTTATTCTTATCACAACCAAAAAGGGGAAAGTTGATGATGTCAGAATTGATATAAATATTCGAAATGGATGGTCTGATGTTCCACGAAGAATGAAAATGCTAAATACGACACAGTATTTGGATTTAAGGAAAGAGGCATATGCAAATAGTGGAATCGATATATCCAGCTTGGAGTTGTCAAGAAGCAATGTAGATGTTAAATATTGGGATAAGGATCGTTACACAGATTGGCAGAAGGTATTAATTGGTAATCATGCCAAATATAATGACATACAAGGAACTCTATCGGGAGGCTCTACACAAGTTCAATACACGTTAGGTGGAAACTATCATAATGAAACAACTGTGTTTAGTAAAAACGACTATGATAGAAAGGGGAGTGCTCATATGAGTATTTCCGGTACAACGACTAATCAAAAATTTAAAGGTATTGTTAGCGCTAGTTATTTAATAGATAACAATAGGCTTCCTATGACCGATTTTACTAGGAGCGCATTGACATTGTCCCCTAATGCCCCAAGTTTGTATACGTCCGAAGGAGCGTTAAATTGGGGACCAATGCCTAATGGTAGTCGCAGTTGGGAAAATCCTTATGGAGAATTATTTAAAAGTTATGAAGCTCGTCTTAGTAATCTTATATCTAGTGCAACTTTTAGCTATTCATTTAGCGATGCTTTTACGGCGAAAATTCAAATGGGTTATAATGAGTTGAGAGGGAATTCATTCCGTAAGACATATCCTTTTGCCGGGCGAGCCCCAGAGTTTTTAAATGAGCCAGGTAACGCCTCATTTAATGCAAGTAATATGAAAAATTTGAGTTTCGAACCGCAATTGAACTATAAATTCAATTTGAAAAAAATAGATTTTGACATTCTATTTGGTGGTTCTATTCAAAATACCACAAAGGAGGAGCAGTTTATTTTTGCTCAAGGTGCGACCAATGATGCCTTATTAAAAAATCTAGCAGCAGCAACATATTATTATTTAAATAATAATTCTTCTCAATATAAATATGCTGCAGCATTTGCACGAATTGGATTCAATTGGGATAAAAAGTATATATTAAATTTAAGCGCTCGTCGGGATGGAAGCAGCCGTTTTGGTCCTAATAACCAATTTGGGAACTTCGGATCAATAGGAGCAGCATGGTTATTTGGCCAAGAAGATTTTTCAAAAATAGTATTTCCTTTTCTCAGTTTTGGAAAGATTAGATTCAGTTATGGGACATCCGGAAATGATGGAATCGGAGATTATCAATATCTAGAGCGATACGATCCAATAGATGTATCTGATCCATATCAAGGTGTTAGAGGATATCGTACTAGAGGGCTTTTTAATCCATATTATGCTTGGGAAGTAACAAAAAAAATGGAGTTAGGCTTGGAAATTGGAGTTCTAAAAGATCGGCTTTTTTTAACGACTAGTTTTTTTAGAAATCGATCAAACAATCAATTACAAAATTATCCCTTTTCAAGTATAGTCGGGCCTGGAGGGCCATTATATAATATTGGAGCTTTAGTACAAAATCAAGGAATTGAGGTTTTAATCAATTCGGAAAATATTAAGAATAAAAAATTTAAGTGGTCTACATCATTTAATATAAGCAAAAATAGAAATAAATTATTGTCCTATCCCGATATTGAGAACTCCGCCTATTACCAGTCAATAATTGGGCAGCCATTTTATGGAGAAGTAAGAGCATATAATTCAACAGGAGTGGACCCGGCAACAGGCAAATATTCTTTTCTTTCTGTTGATGGAAAGATTGTATCGGACCCTATAGATCCTAATCGTCAAGATTATGGTCAGTATTTAAGGATTTTAACAACCCCAAAGTTTTTTGGTGGGATGGGTAATACCCTTTCATGGGGAAACTTTACACTTGATATCTATCTCCAATTTACTAAGCAAAACGGAATGAATCCTATGATGGATTTTATTTTCTTAGCCGGATCTCAAAATAATTTACCTGTTGAATTTTTAAATAGATGGCAGAAGAGCGGGGACAAATCCGATTTTCAAAAGGTCTATAATGTTCGTCCTGATGATTATAATACTGCGTTGGATAGGGTTGCGGGTAGCAACTATTCTTATACAGATGCGTCTTTTATTCGATTAAAGAATATGTCTCTTTCTTATAGTATGTCTAACGACTTAGTGAAAAAAATTCGATTGAAAGATTTGCGGTTATATTTTCAAACACAAAATTTATTCACTATTACTGGTTATAAGGGATTGGATCCCGAAACTCAAACAATTGGTTCATTGCCTCCGTTGAGAACAATGACAGTAGGAGTGCAAGTGGGATTATGA
- a CDS encoding RNA polymerase sigma factor, with translation MKEEKLNNEADILYRLKKGDESALRELVDLYRPQMVMEAYYILRDMDEAEDIVQEVFIRFWNVKENIELKPSLLAYLIRATRNESIIKIKKDKTRDKKQHGYNYFLESSTLMKPFESAELAKQLQHAIEHIPPAARKSFIKLYLEDKSQKTIAAEQNISLQVVKNNISKALKILREKLHAAK, from the coding sequence ATGAAAGAAGAGAAGCTAAATAACGAAGCCGACATATTATATCGTCTGAAAAAAGGTGATGAATCCGCCTTGAGAGAACTAGTAGACCTCTATCGGCCACAAATGGTCATGGAAGCCTATTACATCCTCAGGGATATGGATGAGGCCGAAGATATCGTGCAGGAAGTGTTTATCCGCTTCTGGAACGTGAAAGAAAATATAGAACTGAAACCTTCTCTCCTCGCTTACCTTATCCGTGCCACCCGCAACGAAAGCATTATCAAAATAAAAAAAGATAAAACAAGGGATAAAAAACAACACGGATATAATTACTTCCTTGAGTCCAGTACGCTCATGAAACCATTCGAAAGTGCTGAACTGGCCAAACAATTACAACATGCAATAGAACATATCCCTCCAGCTGCAAGAAAGTCTTTTATCAAATTATACCTGGAAGACAAAAGCCAGAAAACAATCGCCGCCGAACAAAACATCAGCCTCCAGGTCGTAAAAAATAATATCAGTAAAGCACTGAAAATCCTGCGGGAAAAATTACACGCAGCAAAATAA
- a CDS encoding FecR family protein has protein sequence MNTNLEDIRILVLQEISGTLTDAGRETLFNEITVNEDAREMRDDMLQVLTPAIVDKIRSQPFTDPADAIINRIHRQKRKKVIAISAIAASAAAAVIALLTIPHLFKPESSNIGITTSQAAQVSNNKNIQLHLAGGQVVNLNTDTSQVIAGNVTMQSSNKTLTYTTNPSANAAEFATLTVPPGKDYTIRLSDGTEVQLNAATSIRFPLAFSSKNREVYINGEAYLKIAKQASQPFTVHLPNTTVRVLGTEFNVNTYDSGVAKVALVQGAVKIVGAQDSLQLSPGQEAVYTSSKLSTSVFDETDVLSWRVGKFLFSNARLEEVCRVIPRLYGISLELDNKEVANKRFSGVIDRHQPVENVLKALKATNGIDYYIDKDGAFHIK, from the coding sequence ATGAATACGAATCTCGAAGATATCAGAATACTAGTGTTGCAGGAAATATCCGGAACCCTCACAGACGCCGGAAGGGAGACGTTATTCAATGAAATAACTGTTAACGAAGACGCACGCGAAATGCGTGACGATATGTTACAGGTACTCACACCAGCAATTGTTGACAAAATCAGGAGCCAACCATTTACTGATCCTGCCGACGCTATTATTAACCGTATACACCGCCAGAAAAGAAAGAAAGTTATTGCCATCAGCGCCATCGCTGCCTCAGCAGCCGCTGCCGTGATCGCACTCCTGACTATTCCACATCTGTTTAAACCGGAGTCATCGAACATCGGTATCACTACCAGCCAGGCAGCACAGGTGAGTAATAATAAAAATATTCAGCTGCACCTCGCCGGTGGACAGGTAGTCAACCTCAACACCGATACCAGCCAGGTCATTGCCGGTAATGTTACCATGCAATCCAGCAACAAAACCCTGACGTACACAACCAATCCGTCAGCCAACGCCGCTGAATTCGCCACACTTACCGTTCCCCCGGGAAAAGATTATACCATACGCTTATCCGATGGGACAGAAGTACAACTGAACGCCGCCACCTCCATCAGGTTCCCGCTCGCCTTCAGCAGTAAAAACAGAGAAGTGTACATCAACGGGGAAGCTTACCTGAAAATAGCTAAACAGGCCAGCCAGCCATTCACCGTACACCTCCCCAATACCACCGTCAGAGTATTAGGTACCGAATTCAACGTCAATACCTACGATAGCGGTGTCGCTAAAGTAGCCCTCGTACAGGGCGCCGTAAAAATCGTTGGCGCACAGGACAGCCTGCAGCTATCGCCCGGCCAGGAAGCAGTGTACACCTCCAGCAAACTAAGTACCTCCGTCTTTGATGAAACTGACGTCCTGAGTTGGAGAGTAGGTAAATTCCTCTTCAGCAACGCAAGACTGGAAGAAGTATGCCGGGTCATTCCCCGCTTATATGGTATATCTCTTGAACTTGATAATAAAGAAGTAGCCAATAAACGCTTTTCAGGAGTAATCGACAGACACCAACCCGTGGAAAATGTGCTGAAAGCACTAAAAGCCACCAACGGTATCGACTATTACATCGATAAAGACGGCGCCTTCCACATTAAATAA
- a CDS encoding SLAC1 anion channel family protein: MSSRPSFLQFLPVSLFGGVMGLCGLTFAWRIAHEVWQVPVIISEILGIIAVAAFIALTITYGVKCTRYMPLIKTEFNHPTSICFFATFIISLLLLPGILLNYSPQLALGMWALGAILMFAFAWFVLKKWLDHQQDPGSAAPAWVLPVVGTLDVPIIGNRFSFPGSREICLLFFGIGLLFAVILLVVIISRLIFQPPLPEPVQPTLLILTGPFALAFNSYIGLSGTLDITAAIFLYFNLFLLLLLASKIILIPKSCPFRVSWWSVSFPLAATTIATLNYTRHTMAIGHQLVAGSLLAVTSFVIVYLLFLTITRIVKGTFVPAS, translated from the coding sequence ATGTCCTCCCGTCCTTCTTTCCTGCAATTCCTACCGGTTTCTCTTTTCGGCGGTGTAATGGGCCTTTGCGGCCTTACGTTCGCATGGCGCATCGCACATGAAGTCTGGCAGGTTCCGGTCATAATAAGCGAAATACTGGGCATTATAGCTGTTGCCGCCTTCATTGCCCTCACCATCACCTATGGCGTGAAATGTACCCGATACATGCCCCTCATAAAAACAGAATTCAATCACCCTACCTCTATCTGCTTCTTTGCCACCTTCATCATATCCCTGCTGCTGCTTCCCGGCATACTACTCAACTATAGCCCCCAACTGGCCCTCGGTATGTGGGCCCTCGGCGCTATCCTGATGTTTGCCTTCGCCTGGTTTGTACTGAAAAAATGGCTGGACCATCAGCAGGATCCTGGTAGTGCAGCTCCCGCCTGGGTACTCCCCGTTGTAGGCACACTGGATGTCCCTATCATCGGCAACCGCTTCTCTTTCCCAGGCTCCCGGGAAATATGCCTCCTCTTCTTCGGCATCGGTCTTCTCTTTGCCGTCATCCTGCTGGTCGTGATCATCTCCCGACTCATCTTCCAACCACCTCTTCCAGAACCAGTACAACCCACTTTACTGATCCTTACCGGCCCTTTCGCCCTCGCCTTCAACAGCTATATCGGCCTTTCAGGTACCCTGGATATCACAGCCGCCATATTCCTTTATTTCAACCTGTTCCTCCTGCTGCTACTCGCCAGCAAAATCATACTCATTCCCAAAAGTTGTCCCTTCCGCGTATCCTGGTGGTCCGTCAGCTTCCCATTAGCCGCTACGACCATCGCCACGCTTAATTATACCAGGCATACAATGGCCATCGGTCACCAGCTGGTCGCCGGATCATTACTTGCCGTCACCTCCTTTGTCATCGTTTACCTGCTATTCCTTACCATCACCAGGATCGTTAAAGGCACATTCGTACCGGCATCCTGA
- a CDS encoding MOSC domain-containing protein has protein sequence MLQVSQLFIYPVKSLGGIALEKADITDRGFRYDRRWMLIDDQNRFLTQREHPVMALFKLQLANEGILVHFKSDAFTVPFEPLTTITEQVTVWDDTCTATIVSPAADQWFTERMGFPVRLVYMPDNSHRKVEAAYAKHEEIVSFADGYPFLIIGQSSLDELNDRLETPVPMDRFRPNIVFIGGTPFQEDEMHHFKIGDINFYGVKPCGRCVMTTVDQQTAIKGQEPLRTLARYRTHNKKVLFGQNLLHNGQGAIHTGDILHLQQ, from the coding sequence ATGTTACAAGTCAGCCAATTATTCATCTATCCTGTAAAATCTCTCGGCGGCATCGCCCTGGAGAAAGCAGATATTACAGACCGTGGTTTCAGATATGACCGCCGCTGGATGCTAATTGATGACCAGAACCGTTTCCTTACACAAAGGGAACATCCGGTAATGGCATTGTTTAAACTACAACTGGCAAACGAAGGGATCCTCGTCCACTTTAAAAGCGACGCGTTTACCGTCCCCTTTGAACCACTCACTACCATCACCGAACAGGTAACTGTCTGGGATGATACCTGCACCGCCACGATCGTCAGTCCGGCAGCTGATCAATGGTTTACTGAAAGAATGGGCTTTCCTGTCCGACTCGTATACATGCCCGATAACAGCCACCGAAAAGTAGAAGCAGCATACGCTAAGCATGAAGAGATCGTATCTTTTGCAGATGGTTATCCCTTCCTGATCATCGGACAATCCTCTCTCGATGAACTGAATGACCGCCTGGAAACGCCTGTTCCTATGGACCGCTTCCGGCCCAACATCGTATTTATCGGCGGCACTCCCTTCCAGGAAGATGAAATGCACCATTTCAAAATCGGGGATATCAATTTCTACGGCGTTAAACCCTGCGGACGTTGTGTGATGACCACCGTCGATCAACAAACAGCCATCAAAGGTCAGGAACCGCTCCGTACACTCGCCCGTTACAGAACACACAATAAAAAAGTCCTCTTCGGACAAAACCTCCTGCATAATGGCCAGGGCGCCATTCACACCGGCGATATACTTCACCTCCAGCAATAA
- a CDS encoding DUF6340 family protein has product MKKLYAIALASLTLCSCSSTNLVYISVQQPAPVTISPDIKNVGIVNRSIVTEKNKVLDVVDKVLTMEGDSLDIQASRASTIGLADELIKNNRFSNVTVFNTIDLHSTIPGQFQAPLSWDIVEKICHEKRIDALFSLELFDTDSKVSYNAVPVSMKTPLGNIPGIEHQASMLTTVKTGWRIYDPAEKLILDEYPITKDITLSGKGINPVVAAGAILNRKDAVKDVSRKAGQDYALRLIPYWIRVNRDYYVKGTDNFSIAKRKAQTGNWDGAAELWKKETTAASSKIAGRACYNMAIICEINGQLDQAIEWAQKAYENYNNKLALRYVNILKNRKENNNLLKYQQQL; this is encoded by the coding sequence ATGAAAAAACTGTATGCCATCGCACTGGCTTCACTAACGCTCTGTTCCTGTAGTTCAACTAATCTTGTCTACATCAGCGTACAACAACCTGCTCCGGTTACCATCTCACCTGACATCAAAAATGTCGGCATCGTCAACAGAAGCATCGTAACTGAAAAAAATAAGGTACTCGATGTGGTCGATAAAGTACTGACAATGGAAGGGGATAGTCTCGACATCCAAGCATCCCGCGCAAGTACGATCGGACTGGCGGATGAACTGATCAAAAACAACCGTTTCTCAAATGTCACAGTATTCAACACCATTGACCTGCACTCCACCATTCCGGGGCAGTTCCAGGCGCCGCTCTCCTGGGATATCGTTGAAAAGATCTGCCATGAAAAACGCATAGATGCCTTATTCTCTCTGGAACTGTTTGACACAGATTCCAAAGTAAGCTACAACGCCGTTCCTGTTTCTATGAAAACACCACTCGGTAATATTCCTGGTATCGAACACCAGGCAAGTATGCTCACCACTGTGAAGACAGGATGGAGAATCTATGATCCTGCTGAAAAACTGATATTGGATGAATACCCAATCACCAAAGACATCACTTTGTCTGGAAAAGGGATCAATCCCGTAGTTGCTGCCGGTGCTATACTGAACCGCAAAGACGCGGTAAAAGACGTCAGCAGAAAAGCCGGACAAGATTATGCTCTCAGATTAATCCCGTATTGGATACGCGTCAACAGAGACTACTATGTAAAAGGAACCGATAACTTCAGCATCGCTAAACGTAAAGCACAAACCGGTAACTGGGATGGAGCAGCTGAACTGTGGAAAAAAGAAACGACTGCCGCCAGCAGTAAAATTGCTGGTAGAGCATGTTATAATATGGCCATTATCTGCGAAATAAACGGGCAACTCGATCAGGCGATCGAATGGGCGCAAAAAGCCTATGAAAACTATAATAACAAACTCGCCCTCCGCTATGTGAACATCCTCAAAAACAGAAAAGAAAATAACAACCTGCTGAAATACCAGCAGCAACTATAA
- a CDS encoding DUF2461 domain-containing protein, with amino-acid sequence MAKQAVVNKSVFDFLNKLKNNNNREWFNANKDTYLGELATVEQFAEGLLQELKAHDEIETLSGKDSLYRIYRDTRFSNDKTPYKQHLAGSFKRATKYRRGGYYFHIEPGNTFVAGGFWGPSTEDLRRIRDEIAFDPAPLRKILKAKTFVATFGGLQGEQLKKAPKGFDPAHEAIDLLRYKQFILKKDFPDEVVLSGQFLKEMNNAFKQMRPFLDYMSEVLTTDINGESL; translated from the coding sequence ATGGCAAAACAGGCAGTTGTTAATAAATCGGTATTTGATTTTCTGAATAAGTTAAAGAACAATAATAACCGGGAGTGGTTTAACGCTAACAAGGATACATATCTGGGAGAGTTAGCCACTGTAGAGCAGTTTGCAGAAGGGTTGTTGCAGGAGCTGAAGGCGCATGATGAAATAGAAACTTTATCGGGGAAAGATAGTTTGTATCGCATTTACAGAGATACCCGTTTCTCAAATGATAAAACGCCATATAAACAACATCTGGCGGGTAGTTTTAAAAGGGCTACAAAATACCGCCGGGGAGGTTATTATTTTCATATAGAGCCAGGTAATACTTTTGTAGCAGGTGGTTTCTGGGGTCCTAGTACGGAAGATCTCAGACGTATCAGAGATGAAATCGCTTTTGACCCTGCTCCTTTGCGTAAGATACTGAAGGCAAAAACGTTTGTAGCTACCTTCGGTGGTTTACAGGGCGAGCAGTTAAAGAAGGCGCCGAAAGGATTTGATCCGGCACATGAAGCGATTGATCTGTTGCGCTACAAACAGTTTATTCTGAAGAAAGATTTTCCGGATGAAGTGGTGTTAAGCGGACAGTTTCTGAAGGAGATGAACAATGCATTTAAGCAGATGCGTCCTTTCCTGGATTATATGAGTGAGGTATTGACGACTGATATCAATGGAGAGTCTTTATAG
- a CDS encoding SDR family NAD(P)-dependent oxidoreductase — protein sequence MSKIIFITGASRGFGKSWAEALLKRGDKAAATARDTNSLNDLVKQYGDAILPLQLDVHSREAAFAAIQKAKAHFGRIDVVINNAGFGLQGAIEETTEEQARKQMETNFFGLLWVSQAALPVLREQKSGHIIQVSSFLGHATLPTLGVYTASKFAVEGLSETLAAEVKPFGINVSLVEPNGYATEFWGGSSYAQTEHTPLYEPLREAIKTNVKPEHFGKMEATNEALLKLIDSPNPPLRLFMGKVALPVVKQVYEQRLSLWEEWNDVAVAAHG from the coding sequence ATGTCAAAGATCATTTTCATAACAGGCGCATCCAGAGGTTTCGGTAAATCATGGGCTGAAGCCCTGCTGAAACGCGGTGATAAAGCTGCCGCCACAGCAAGAGATACCAACTCACTTAATGACCTGGTGAAACAATACGGTGACGCTATCTTACCGTTACAACTCGACGTACATAGCAGAGAAGCAGCTTTTGCTGCCATCCAAAAAGCAAAGGCACATTTTGGCCGTATTGATGTAGTCATCAATAACGCTGGTTTCGGTCTGCAGGGAGCGATAGAAGAAACAACAGAAGAACAGGCGCGTAAACAGATGGAAACAAACTTCTTCGGCTTATTATGGGTAAGTCAGGCTGCCTTACCTGTGCTACGAGAACAGAAAAGCGGACATATTATCCAGGTATCCAGTTTCCTCGGACATGCGACATTACCAACCTTAGGTGTTTACACCGCATCCAAATTTGCGGTCGAAGGACTTAGCGAAACACTGGCAGCTGAAGTAAAACCATTCGGCATCAATGTATCACTGGTAGAACCTAACGGTTATGCGACAGAATTCTGGGGCGGTTCCTCTTATGCACAAACCGAACACACACCATTGTACGAACCATTAAGGGAAGCCATTAAGACAAATGTAAAACCGGAGCATTTCGGAAAAATGGAGGCTACCAATGAGGCATTATTGAAACTGATAGATAGCCCGAATCCTCCTTTACGCCTCTTTATGGGTAAAGTAGCGTTACCTGTCGTAAAGCAGGTGTACGAACAAAGATTGTCCCTTTGGGAAGAATGGAACGATGTAGCAGTAGCTGCACACGGATAA
- a CDS encoding alpha/beta hydrolase yields MTQVISWKKRARSRIAFLLKLLLTLIVLIILYGLCIVFTNGVSEGKLAAGITFLIVLTTGWLFHRLRWLSSRTRLFTCLFVLLTFIVFVVYTIIPVASDEAIKMPADLPGVTTKYWLLKTGSKIAYYQFNAQPGVAKKETPIIFIHGGPGAYVRQLELDFFSTFTAEGYDVYLYDQVGAGRSGQLPKSAYSHKRNIQDFEAILNKINARQYIVIGQSYGASMLAQLTANAVIAKRIAKAIIIEPGTTVKEAEHPVYPKSPNALKDNVDMPFRIFLGFVVNPTGEFTPQNEVINYFAAHTDLTQKIFRNSFPAADSNQIPKVDISVINFSIVGIIPQQVPSYDKHLVEDYKQVHVPTMLMLGESSYIERNAPMDLLAINPNITRSQYIKNAGHILWNGLHNNNQIVKRSMLEFLNDLPPTLPDYPKQRDIKNFLENRL; encoded by the coding sequence ATGACACAAGTAATCTCCTGGAAAAAGAGGGCCAGAAGCCGTATTGCATTTCTACTGAAGCTCCTGTTGACACTGATTGTATTGATAATTCTCTATGGTCTCTGCATCGTCTTTACAAACGGCGTCAGCGAGGGAAAACTGGCCGCTGGTATCACCTTTCTTATCGTACTCACCACCGGCTGGTTATTTCACAGACTAAGATGGCTATCTTCCCGAACAAGATTGTTCACCTGCCTGTTTGTCTTACTGACATTTATAGTCTTTGTCGTTTATACAATTATCCCCGTTGCATCAGATGAGGCCATAAAAATGCCCGCTGATTTACCCGGTGTCACTACAAAATACTGGTTGCTAAAGACGGGTAGCAAGATTGCCTATTATCAGTTCAATGCGCAACCTGGTGTCGCCAAGAAAGAGACGCCCATTATCTTTATTCATGGTGGTCCTGGGGCTTATGTAAGACAACTGGAACTCGACTTCTTCTCCACATTTACAGCAGAAGGTTACGATGTCTACCTGTATGATCAGGTAGGAGCGGGCAGAAGCGGACAACTACCTAAATCAGCATATTCACATAAACGGAATATTCAGGACTTTGAAGCGATCCTGAATAAGATTAATGCACGGCAATATATTGTGATCGGACAATCTTATGGCGCATCCATGCTTGCTCAACTGACGGCTAACGCCGTTATCGCCAAAAGGATAGCAAAAGCGATTATTATAGAACCAGGTACTACCGTAAAGGAAGCAGAGCACCCTGTATATCCCAAATCACCCAATGCACTGAAAGACAATGTCGATATGCCCTTCAGGATATTTCTGGGATTCGTGGTAAATCCAACAGGAGAATTCACTCCACAAAACGAGGTTATTAACTATTTCGCTGCGCATACAGACCTTACACAAAAAATCTTCCGTAATTCATTCCCGGCGGCCGACAGCAATCAAATACCAAAAGTTGATATCAGTGTCATCAACTTTTCGATAGTAGGGATCATTCCGCAACAGGTGCCATCGTATGATAAGCATCTTGTGGAAGACTATAAACAAGTACATGTACCAACCATGCTGATGCTCGGCGAAAGCTCTTATATTGAAAGGAATGCGCCTATGGATCTATTGGCTATTAATCCGAATATCACACGTAGCCAATACATCAAAAATGCAGGACATATCCTCTGGAATGGGCTGCATAACAACAACCAGATTGTAAAACGGTCTATGCTGGAATTTCTGAATGATCTGCCACCCACCCTACCAGACTATCCCAAGCAAAGAGATATCAAAAATTTTCTCGAAAACAGATTGTAA